Genomic segment of Panicum virgatum strain AP13 chromosome 2K, P.virgatum_v5, whole genome shotgun sequence:
tgcaaagcagcatggctagaattacacgtgggtcccatgtcaagagccggaccctaaaaataaaaccccgcgttcacactataaaattttatcgaaattgactgaaatttattggagatgactcggtataactagcagctactctgtgcaaaacggtgtggcaaaatctacactataaacttttttttttggagaaacgGGTTATTTTTGGGTTGTAACTATAGTTTGGCTAATAGTTTATTACATCATGAGCTGAAATGTTTGGGGTTAGATTGGTTTGTGGTAGTGGTGATTTGGAGTGGTTTGGGTAATATTAGTTTCTCTTATGAGAATGGATTAGTGTGGATATGGTTTGGTTTTGTGCGCATTTGCAGGCTTACCCACGAGGGCCCGAATACACACCACACATAGCGCGGCCCATTATTGGGTGATTtttcgttttcttttcttttccccccttgcgttttatttttctttttattttcttctaaTCCTCTGGCAGCTTTTTCTTTCTATGCCATCGAAATTAACATCATTCGCGCATTTCTTATAGTATAAGATCTAAACAAGCCTATATTGATCGTCCAAGTTGTGAAAATTCATCGTTTCTAAGGTTAGTATTTTGGATTGCCCCAGCTGTAAAGTTTCATTATTTagatatatataatattttttttattttccgaGACATCGTTCAAAACTGACTTGAGGCAGGACCGCAGGAGCATTACTTGAGCAGGTGTGCACGCAGGATCATTAATCCGAGCCAAGGGGGTTGGGCGCCGACGGCAAGAAGGCAACAGAGGCCGGCGCCCTCCCAAAACTCCAAAAGCGGCGGCACATGCCGGGGAGAGCCACCGCCACGCATGTGGAGGTCGCGTACCCGCGCACGCCTACTGCTCACCcgggcgccgcccctgcacaGTAGCCAGCCAGTaggccgcgcggcgcggccacaTGTGTCGCGCGCCCGGGGTTCCGTCGTCGTGGCCACAGCGGTTCCCCGCtgctctggcggcggcgcgcgacgcGACAACCACCGCCCACGAGGGCGTGCGTCCCCACGTTCCCGTCCggctccggcgcggcgcggcgccggacaGGAGCCAGCAAGAGGTTCGAGCGACCGCCGGCAGGCAcatgcgcggcggcgcgtggcgctTCTTGGTGCGGGAAGAAGACGACGGTCGCGTCCGCCGTCCAGGCCAGTTGCCGCAGGTCGTAGGTCGTAACGCGACGGCTTGTCGCTGGGGGGCGAGTCCCTCTGCCCCACGGCGCATGGCATCAGAAGGGTCCGTGCCCCGCTGGGGCGGGCCGGCCGGTCCGCCGtaatcgccggccggccggccatgaagTCCGGGCCGGGGTTGATAACTTGCCATTTGGAACTTGGTAGCACTCGGCGCGCGTCATATCGGGTGCCACTGGCACAGGGACGTGGACGCAGCTGCTGATCGCGGGGTCTGATCGGGAGAAATCCAGTCAGCGAACTACAGCAGCAGCGTGCCGGTACGGTTAGGTTCCCTTCGCTCCCTGGGGCCTGTGCGTCGACCAATGGTCAAACGTGACACGGACGTACGATAGCTGCTGTCTTAATGCATGCACCTAGTATAATACTACTTGCTAGTCCGACCAGGCTGgaccttttttaaaaaaaaataaaaaaggatgGTGGGCTTTGCTTTACTGTCGGTGCGTACGTGTCATAGTTAGGGGGGTATATTCCATTTCCATCCCTTCGTGTGTGTTGTGCACACgacacggccggccggccgcccgggAAAAGACACGGGCTGGCACCGACACTTGTGTCTCCCACCCAAGCGCGCTCGCCGCGTCGAGCTGGGGGAAGAACTACTTGCTGCAGGCACGTACGTACAGGAGGACCAGGAGAGGTGAGCAGGGGAGACACACATACTGCATTAATGCGGCACGACGCGTGCTCCACAAATCACATGGATCCACCAACCGCACAGGCTGAAAAAACACGCAGCTAGCTATAGCTGGAGAGAgagcagcagagcagagcagggtgTCGGTGCCCCAGGGCCGCCGAGCGGGAGAACGTGACCGTCCATgggcgcacgacggcggcggcgcgcatgtGGGCGCATCATTGCGCGGTTGAacccgccggcgcggcgcgcggcagcgaCAGGGAATGGGGAACGTTTTCAACCCTCACGCGAGCGGGCACGCGACGACGCCAGCGGCCGGTGCGCGCTCGCCCCGTACGCGCCGCGCGTGCGCCGCCCAGCTGCGCCGGAGTACCCTTGCGATCGAtcggctccatcgccggcctGGCCGGGGCTGCCGGTCGCTGGCCGGTGGCCGTCGGTCCGAGCTCCCGGCGGTGGTTGCCGATGCCGTTATTGTTGTTGTACGTTGCGCCGGCCGTACTACGTGGATGGGCGACGGCTAACGGTCTGACCAACCAGCCGGCGGCGGTTTCGATCTCCTATCCTAGGTAGGAGTAGGAGGACGTGCGTGAACGGCCGTTGGATTGGGTTGGGCTCGGGTCGACCTCGTCCAGTCGTCCTGAAGGAGAAAGTCGATCGCTCTGAAAGCGCGCGCGCCATGATGGGAGGGAGGCGCATGTTACGGAGCCCGGAACCAACCGGACAGGGGAACATGGCCGCGCCTGCTTTGGGGGGATCGGGCTCGGACCGGCCTCTTTTCGTTTCGGACGCATCGGTGGAGCTCTTTTCCTTTCCTAGGCGAGCGAGCGGGCGAGGGTCAACCACCATGCATGCTCCATCCTGCCATCCACCACGGCACCACCCCGTCTAGGGTAGGCTAGGCAGGCACCAACGACCTGCCGCACAGCCGCTCGTGGCGCCCTGCTCTGCTCCCCAAGAGCATGTACAGCGACCGAGTACGCTTGGTGTTTGTACTACTAGTGCTTTACGGTTCTGTCGACTCCAGATTGGCACGTCGGAACACCAGAGATTTTCTTTTGACGCTATTTGCTTTGTCGAAACAGAGCAGAGCACCGCCGGATATTTGTAAACCGATGAGGCGGCACGCAGCAGACACCAGTGTGAACCGATGGTGACGCCATGTACACATCAGCGTATAAATACATACAACTCCGTAGATCGGATCGGTCCGGGTTATGTTGATCGCTCGGCGATGCGTTGAAAGATCTCGCCGGGGAATTTACACGCAGGGATTGGGATTGTCAATGCACGACGTCCCGTCGCGATTCAGATAAACGCGCGGTGGGCGCCGCCCGGcgatcgccgccgccatcattgCGGCCGGACGCCGGGGCGGCCAGCCTTGTGTCCTCAGCTCAGCAACAAATCAGGACTGGGCCGGCCGGCACGGCCGGCGTGCCCGCGCGCACATCGTGCGGCAAATAACGACGCGAGGGCGGCCGGGGCGGCTCGATCAACGGCGCCGGAAAAGCGACGGCCGCCGCCCGGCGACACCTCACATGCGGAgcacgcgccgccccgccgtcccGGCCGGCGCCTCGATTCGGGGCGGCGATCCCGATCGACGGGCGAGCAAACCGCCGCTAGACCCCGGTCGTAGACCTAGGTAGCTAGCGACATGGGGCGCGCATTTTCCGCGCACTTTGCAGCTCTTTCTTTGCCATTTTTTTCCAATGGAAAGAACAACCTCCCTTTAGGGCGTCCGCAACAAGCTTGAATCAGCTAGGAGAATGTGTATAAAAACTCGAGCCGGCGACTCTTTCGTCGCTCATCTCGCACACACCACGATGCGCTATGTGTGTATGGAAAGTACAAATAGCTAGCAGAGTAGATAGCTTCTTTAGACTGCTACCTATTTTATTCATGATATGGACATCTCCTAGCTAGCAACCAGCTAGGACTGTTGGGGACGCCCTTAATACTAGCACTACTTATTACAGTAAGCAGCAGATGATTAACGTTCCAGTAGGGGCTCCCGACGACgaggccccgccgcggccgtccATTGGTTGGATAGCGGAAAGCTGTGCCGTATGTCCGCCGACGGCGCCGGTGAAGCCTTGGCCGGGATTGCTAAGGGCCTGATTGGTTCGCTTCGCTTCGGAGCCTGGCTCCTCTCATTCAACCAGGCCCGCGGTGGCCAGGCTACCCAGATGCAGTGGCGTCTAGTTTGGTTGATGTTTCTGGCGAATCAGGCGCTGCACAGCTGGTGATTGGTTGCCCGGATGGAAGAGCATTTTCCGCTGCGCATGCTCGCTAGTGCGCTTCCCAGGCACCGCGCGAGCCAGGCTCACCGGATACGACCGATTTTCTCGTATCCCCGGAGCCAGGCTGCAGGCCAGCTTTTGCATCACGGGAGCCAGGCCAGGTAGATCATGAAGGCTTCCAAACAGACCGTTGTTGCATCCGACGGGCCTGGTTGGAGGGTGATGCGGGAAACCAATCAGGCCCTAACTGATTGGGTTGGCGGGAATGGCGCGCTTGGCCTCATCCGCTCCATACACACCAGCACCCTGTTCATTTAATTGTCATGCCGATCGATCGACCACACCCTTTTTGACCGGAcatgcatatatataaatatacacacatgcatatatatatatatatacacacacacacacacacatgtacGCGTGTACGCTAGCAGACGCGAGCAGGAGTATTATGAAATCTTTTTTCATGCATGGGCACGCATAGTTCGTATCTACTTACTGCTTGTAAGCACTAAGCACAGTGTCGTGGTTGGCGAGACGCGTGTGGCTGCTCCCAACAGGTTTAGGTTAGGTTTAGGCCTCGCGTGCACGCAGCGGGCATGTGGGATGTCCCGCCCCCGTACGTGCCGAATAAACATATGGTATCCTCAAGTGCACCTACGTCGGGTAGCTAGCTAGCCAGCATACACTGTGGAGTTGCCCTGCTGCCCCGTACGCTCCCAAAACGCCGTGGATGTAGCTTCAATCGGAagcgtcgtcgccgtcgtcttCGTCGGCCACCACACGATGACGCGGCAGGCGGCATGGCGTGTACTACGTGTGATAGGGTACCCCCAAATACGAAGATGGCCGCTAGTAATTAATGGCCTAACATGATGTGGATCTGCAACTGAATTGTGCGTGCGTGAGCGGTGTGCATGGGAAAAGGGAGGAGCTGGGTGGCGAGATGGAGCGAGCGGGATTAGCGACGCGGACATCCGCATAACATGGCGCGCATGTGCTTCGCGGAGACATTCCGCACCCCGGATCAGCCAGCGTACGGCCCCGGACTCCGATTTCGAGCGGCGATGCCGACCGACACTGTCAATCATGGCCGCCGCCCGGGGAACGCACAGAACAGAAATTACCGGCCGCGCGCATGCACGAGCCCCATCAGCCGGGGCATCCGCTGTCTGCTCCCCAATTATTGGGCCGGTCGGTCGGTCGTCGCTCCGACGGGGGGTAAAAAGTTTCGCTGCAAGCAGCACGCAGAGATGTGTTATCACCACCTTTCCTCGTTGGGCCGGCCAAGACGTCACCGGATCATCGTGCTGGGATGAATGGGATTTGGAAGTGCACTGTTcaacaggggggggggggcgagagaGCACGGGCTCCAGCCGCGAACAGTGCGGCCGATCTGGAACGGGGGAAGCTTCCGGCGCCAGATTTAGCAAAGATCACGCCGCGCATCTCATCTCCCTCGCCCCCAACAGTGTCGGTTGGTTGAGCAGTTGGTTGGAGGCTGGAGCAAGGCAACCACGCAAAGCGAGAGCTGCTACGCATGGTAGCCCTACTCCCTACTCCTAGCCCGGCCGGTAGAGCAACTGTGCAACAGGCTACGCGAGGATCAGCTTTGCCCTCTACTGCTACGGGGCGGTGTCGACGTCGCGGCAGGTTGGCGCTTTGCCGAGCCCGGGCCAGGCGCCGCACCGGCAGCCGGCTGGGCCGGGCGAGGTCAGCTGAGACCTGCCGCCAGGCGCCGCACCGGCCTCCGctgctccctctcctctcctctcgtcccccccccccccccccccctccgtcTTAACTTCCATCAACCCCCCTGGTGGCCCTCCCTCATTTACTCGCTCCTACCGCACTTGCCAACTCCGCCTTGTGAGCGGGCCCCACCTCTCTCCCCGTCTCTCTCTACCTGCGAGATCTCTCTCCCATCCGTTCTATATAAGCTCGAATGGTGGACGACACGACACACTctcgcagtcgcagcagcgtGTAGCTTGCCCGGGTGCGCCGGCCTCTTCCCTCGCTTCGCTCTCCCGGCAGCCGCTAACTAGCTACGCAATCCAAAGCTCAGAGGGAGCTGAAGCTAGCTAGTAGCTACCAATggctgcgcctcctcctcctcctcctcttagcagcagcagcgtgccacggcgcggcgccgccgccgtcgtgccggcattgctgctggcggcggccatggcgatggcggccttccccggcgccggcgcgcagcCGTCCCCGGGGTACTACCCGAGCTCGCGGTTCCGGCCCATCCCGTTCAACCGCGGGTACACCAACAAGTGGGGCCCGCAGCACCAGACGCTCTCCGGCGACCACTCCGCCCTCACCATCTGGCTGGACAAGACCTGCGGTGCGTTtatttttctatatatatatatatatttctaccAAAAAGAAttcttgtttttttgttttgccACCAGTGCGTGCTCTCGAGTTAGTGCAGCCGTACGTACTGTCAACTGTGGCCATGGCCCAGCCCCTTGCATCTTGCATGTGGTGTGTGGCCCGTTGACGTGTTCAGACCTTGTTGGTGTCTCGATGCTGACAGCCACAGCCCACAGCGacatcgctgctgctgctgctgctgctgccagtgtgagtgtgtgtgtgacacTAGTACTAGTAGCCGATTAGGGAGGGGCACATGCATTGCTTGTCCTTTTCAAGTGTCTGCACTAGCTCTGACTGATACCTCACGTTGGATCCTGCAATGATAGTAAACGATATCCAGATCTTAATCTATGAGAATAAGTACGGTACTAATTTTTATCATTCAGATAATAAGTCTTTGCAAAAGTGAGTAATTTTATAAGATAATGATGATAAATAacgatgatgataatgatgatgcAGGGAGTAGTTTCAAGTCGAAGCACGCCTACCGGAACGGCTACTTCTCCACCCGCATCAAGCTCCCCGCCGGCTACACCGCCGGCACCAACACCGCCTTCTACGTAAGCTgctcgcgcgctcgctcgcttaCTGAAACTTGCTTTTGATCATGAACCTGGCTGACAGAATCGATCCGAAACCCTGTGCAGCTGTCGAACAACGAGGCGCACCCTGGGTTCCACGACGAGATCGACATGGAGTTCCTGGGCACCATCCCGGGGGAGCCCTACACGCTGCAGACCAACGTGTACGTCCGGGGCAGCGGCGACGGGCGCATCGTGGGGCGGGAGATGCGGTTCCACCTCTGGTTCGACCCCACGGCGGGGTTCCACACCTACGCCATCCTCTGGAACCCCGACgccatcaccttcttcgtcgacGACGTGCCCGTCCGCCGCTACGAGCGCCGCACCGAGCTCACCTTCCCGGACCGCCCCATGTGGGTGTACGGCTCCATCTGGGACGCCTCCGACTGGGCCACcgacgacggccgccaccgcgccgacTACCGCTACCAGCCCTTCGTCGCGCGCCTCGACCGCTTCGTCCTCGccggctgctccgccgccgcgccggcctcctGCCGCCCCGTCCCGGCCTCGCCCCGCGGCGCCGGCCTCACGCCGCAGCAGTACGCCGCCATGCGCTGGGCGCAGCAGGGCCACATGGTCTACTACTACTGCAACGACTTCCGCAGGGACCACTCGCTCACGCCAGAGTGCTagtccgccgccggccatggccgccggtaGATCTTGGCCGGTTGCGCTCCTGGTGGGATGATGATCGGCGAGATCTGGCGGTTGGCGCGCGCGTGCTCCGAGTCCGACGATCTCTTTCTTGGCGCTGTTTGTTTCCTTGCCTGCCTTGGATGTTTGCTAGTATTtggttgtttgttttttttttccttgcatCGATCGATCTCCCGTGAACGGAAGGCTAGTGAGGCCGACCGGATCGATCGATCTCGATCTCCCGTGGCTGCCCTACCACCACCGCCGCTCAGCTGCTAGCTAGTGAGGCGAGCCGGGCGGGGTGGTTGAGGCGGTTGGTCGTTGGCGCATTTTGCCAACAAAAGGGGGTGTCGTCGCCGTCTGCCGTTCGCTTGTTCCGCTGCCTTTTTTCCATTTGGTCAGTCTCACATGCGTGCCGCCCCAAAGGGGCAAGCTTGCATGATTCATGGCATCATGCATGCCCACTGTAATACGGAACTGGTtataccatatatatatatttaatatgtATACATGTCTCGTGTCGGCGAGGAGATATATATAATGCTGCTGGAGTTGCATGGTTTTCAAACTCACTGTATGGACTGCAATCTGCACTATACGGAGTACATATGATACAATTTTTTTATATGCTTGCAACttgcaaaaccaactccagatgTAGAGGTGGACCAGAAGAAAAGCTGCGTGTGCGGACAAGCCATGCCACTAGCTGCAGGGCACCTCCGCAGGCCAGTGGGAAGCCTGTAGGACCGGCATGAATGGGGCCTAGCTAATTCGTGCGCGCGCCCCAGCAGAGCAACTAGTAAACGATCGGATAACCTATTATATTCCATTTTGGAATTCCTGTTAATTCCCTTTCTCTTTTTAGATCTTCCGTAGCAAATGCCGCCCACGTTGATTTTCCTTCCCTTTTCACTGCGCAGGTCCTTTCCTTGTTGGGCCGTGGGCACAATTCTCTTTCAGAGCGCATAATTTTTTTTCGAGAATGTGGGAAAGAGGGAGTAGTACGGGTGGGGGAAGTGAAATAAAAGTTAGATTCAAaccaaaaaattatttttagaaaaatgagaaaaaacaATAATTTTAGTAAAAATATTAATTTCTATTTATCCAGGATGCACTAGAAAAAAGTTACATATATAAGTTATAGGAAAAGTTGTGTAGACAAATTTTTATATTAATCGTTCACTGTTCTGCGTATGTAGCATAAGTTATATATCTAAATATGTTCGAACAAAAAGATATATACATAATTTTCTATACTGGCAAAGTTAATATGGGTTATAAGAAAAAGTTGTGTATACAAATTTTTATATCAATCGTTCACTGTTCTGCGTACGTAGCATAAGTTATATATCTAAATATGTTCGAGTAAAAGTTATATAcat
This window contains:
- the LOC120687936 gene encoding xyloglucan endotransglucosylase/hydrolase protein 31-like, encoding MAAPPPPPPLSSSSVPRRGAAAVVPALLLAAAMAMAAFPGAGAQPSPGYYPSSRFRPIPFNRGYTNKWGPQHQTLSGDHSALTIWLDKTCGSSFKSKHAYRNGYFSTRIKLPAGYTAGTNTAFYLSNNEAHPGFHDEIDMEFLGTIPGEPYTLQTNVYVRGSGDGRIVGREMRFHLWFDPTAGFHTYAILWNPDAITFFVDDVPVRRYERRTELTFPDRPMWVYGSIWDASDWATDDGRHRADYRYQPFVARLDRFVLAGCSAAAPASCRPVPASPRGAGLTPQQYAAMRWAQQGHMVYYYCNDFRRDHSLTPEC